The genomic window CGCAGGTCTGTGAACCGTTTGATGACCGCCGCTGGCTGGTCTGCCTCATCTATGCCGTCGATGATCAGGTAGAGCGGTCGATCGACCTGGCTCAGTTTGAACAGAGCCTGTACAAACAGCAACTGCCATAGTGTCCGGTAATCTGCCGTCCTAAGGTCGGTACCTGCAGCCTTCAGCTGCCGGATATTCTCTGCATATGCCGGCGTTGATTGTGCGAGCTGGTGTGCGAGAGATCTCAGAATCATGCTCACGCCGCGCTTCTCCGGCGATGCAAGACGGATGAAAAAATAGTGACAGGGCAGCCCAGATTGGACGATGTGGTTGATGATGAACGACGTGAGAACCGACTTCCCACTGGCAGCATGTCTGTTCATCCAGAGAACTCGCGGCTTGGGCCTGGGATCCTCAAGCCACGCAGTGAAACTCGAGTGACCAAGGATCCAAGCACATGTGCCAGGGGTCCAACGATCTCGGAAGAAGCTGCAGTCTGCCAAGGGTGATTCAACAAGACCAAGATATTGCGCGAAATCTGACACGGTAGACCTTGCCGGGGAAACTCCTGTTTCTCGCGCAGTCAGAATCTGCTAATGTCGGCATACGAGCGATGCGGAAGAAGCTTCATTGTGTGTGATCAGAAAATCGACGACATACCGCTTGAGCTGATCTTTCCCACCACAGCTTTCAGTACGTTCCTCACGCTAATATACCGCGGGTCCGACGGGCTTGTGTACTTGCACACGCCATGGTGGTCCGCATCCAACGACCTCGCGATCTCGCCCGGATAGCCCAGCACCGAGGAGTCCCTCTCCAAGACCATCTGAGGAGACGGATATGAGATAAGCCCAGCATCAGATGAACTGGATAAACGTACAATTTTTGTTGTATTaaacgccagcgccgtcgggCGGGTCTCGTAGAACGAGTAAATGTTCAGGGATGGGGCAATGTGCCTGAACTTTTCGTTAAGATCCTGGATGGTGTGGGAGCCGGGCGCGAGCTCGGCAATGAACTGCATAGGGCTGGTTGCAAGCGACACTTGCAAGATGCGGTTCAGAGTCTTGGCTAGATTGGAGCCGCGGTGCGGCGTTGAGAGGAAGATGATGGCCGAGACTGCTCTGGCGATGCACCTGTACGCCGGGTCGCCACGACCGTTAACGCAGGCCTACAGACCCGCAGACAAGACAGGCTCAGCAGCGATTCCTGTGTTCCTCGATAAGCTTCCACCAACCTCTTTCACGATTAAGCCGCCCATGGAATGAGCAATGAATATGATGGGTCTCTGCCCGGAACACCGGTCGCATTAACCACCAGGCCATTCACCGACTTCTTCCTGGAGTAAGGGGTGTCTCACCTCGCCCATAGGCGGCTCTTCCAGTCCCTCAACAGGCTCGTCTTTGTAGTGTTTCAGATCGCACAACAGATCCATGGCGAATTCAGGGATCGACATCTTGTTCCTGCCGCTCCCAGGCCGGAAGTTCGCATTGTACCCAAAAGTCAGGATACGCGCTTCATTAATCTCGGGCTCGGAAGGCAGGAACTTCAGAGGCCAGAAGAGCTCTGGATCGCGGTTATGGGACCATGTCTTGCGACTGCTCCCGCCCAAGCCGTGGACAAAGACGATGTCAGCCCTGCGCTGCCCGCGGGGCCGGTGCACCAATGTCAGGCCCAACGGGTCCTCTCCAGAGGGCTCGGCATCCCGGGTTGACGAGTGAGGATTTTGGGACGGGGACAACGTGTCACGCCCTGGAGTTGGAAGAACCAGGGACGCTTCCTGTTCGCGGGTCGAGGAGTCGGCATTGCTGTCAATGGGAATTCCACTTGGAGAGGGCTCGCGGGACGGGGAAGACGAGCCAGAGGTCTCGGTAGGTAACGGTGATAGAGTCGTTTGCGCCCGGGCACTATCTTTGTCCTTGACTTTTTTCCGAACCCTGAACGGCCTGAACTAGTGCACGACATGACAACGTACGATGATTAGTACACCCGGTCTGTGGGTTAGGCGGGGACGAAAGCAGGCGAAGTGACGCACCATTTGGGTTTCAGTCCCCTCAGTCGCATCTGCAGGACGACGGAATACCGGAAGGTATCTAATTAGGTGAAGAGGAAAATCGGGCTCGCTGAAGGCGGTTCCAAGGCCAGAAATCAGACTTGGTTAGTCTGGGTCTGCAAGGGGAAACTAGAAGGCACCAGGCCTGAGGCGCCGCGCCGGGAGACCTCATGACAGCTGAGCTCTACTCTCATGCTCGCCTGACACTTCCCCCCTGCTTCTCGCAGGATTGCCGCCAGTCGCCATTGGTGCGACATGCAGGGTCAACATGCACCCGTGGTGTCTCTTCCTAGCCTATGCTTAGCCGCCCCGGCGGACCCGTTCGGGACCACCCGCAGCCGGGGGCGCGCCGCAGCGGGCAGTCGGGTCAAGACCTGAGGAGGCGCATCAAGGATCGAGAAGAAGTGCTACTACCAGAAAATGCCGATGGAATGCTTTTTCTACCTTTTCCCTCCTAAGCTTCGGCGGCAATCCGTGGAGCCAAGGGAATCGTAGATTGTTCAGCACCACATTTCAACACATCGTCGTTGAGCCTCCAGATCTGTGATGTTTCTATTCCACGTAGTGGATCCTAAAAAATCAATGCCGCCCGCGAAGCACCGTGAGCCGGCTTCAACGGCTTCTTGTgagccgcctccgccgccagtcCGGTCCCTTCCGCCGGCTAACAACAACTGACAGGGCGCAAGAGATGCCTGTAAATAGTGAAAACATGGTGAAATACCAACCGCGTCCCACGGCGTCCAACAGGGGCTGAAGAACGGCGGCTGAAGCGGCGCTTAGCCCGCATCTCATGAGCTGCCCAGAGGCATATGCTGAGCTTGAGGCATTTGGGAATATGTCGACGAGCAAAGCACTCGCCGTATGGTTTAGTAAAGTCGACAGGGCGCAGGCGAAGAACTGCAAGACGATAGGGACGGCAGGGTGGACGCGGGCCCAGACCGCCCAGCCGTAGCCGATGACAACGAGTACCTCGAGCAAAATGAAGGCGAGGCAATGCCGGTACCTGGCTTCCTCGATCGGGAACTCGAACAAATCGTGCTTTCCCTTATCCTGCGGCTCGAAGCCATGCTTCCTGGCGGTGACGGCGTAGTTCCGGTCGATCAGTTTTCCGGCTACAATGCCGCCGATGGTCATGCCCGCGAGACCTGGCAGAAACACAAGCCCGATCTCGAGGTTGTTGTAGCCATAGACCTCGTCGAAGATGACGGGGATGGCTACCTGGAAGGTGTAGTAGATGGAATACGACGACGCCACCATCCACAGGGCCGCGGAGGCGTCTCGGTGGAGGATGATCCGGAACGGCGCGATCGCGTCCCTGAAGTTCCATCTCGGTTTCGCTTCCGCGTCGCTCCGCTGCACCGCTGGtccccccttcttcttctcctcgccCAGCCGCTGCCTCTTCCACAGCCGGCGCCCGCAAGCCCACCAAGTGCTCCAGACCCCTCCCACAACGACCTCCCCATtccccaccaccgccctcgcGGTCTCGGGGAGCGTAAAccccgccagcagcacgcGCAGGGCCACGAGCGCGGCGtaggcgctgccggcgggcggcggtggctgctgctgctgctgctgctgctgctgtgcaCAGCGGAGGTTCAGCGCGAGCAGGGCCAGGCCGaggctggcggccgcgtagagggcgacgaggcccAGCAGCACGGGCCGGCGGCCCAGGCGGTCGGCCAGTGAGGCGAACAGCGCTGGGGCGAGCGCCTGGGCCACGGCGTAGGCCGTCACGGTGAGGTTGATCAGCTGCGTCGAGGTCGCGAATTGGATGCTCAGCAGGGAGATGAGCGGGAAGTAGATGGTGGCGGTCAGGGTGGAGAGGGTGATGGTGAAGCCGAGGAGATAGGTCAGGTAGGTGCGGGTGGAAGCGGGGAAGGTTGAGTAGggcttgggcggcggggcgtTGTTGcggttgtcgttgttgttgttgctgtcgCTGGAGGGAGCGGACTCGCCCGTTGGCGTGGCATGGCTGAGGATGATTGCCGCTGAATCGGGTGTCTTTGTTCCGGCTGACATGCTTCTTGTTGCTAGCAGAGAAACACGATGCACATGCGGGAGCGGGGTTGGTTGGCAATTACCGTTGTTTTGTTGGTGCTCACCTTGCATGCTACTCTCATCGAGGTAGTTGACTCTCATCAGGGCTAGAAAAGCAAGCAACAATGTGTGATTAGCTAAATTGGCCACACGGTGCCGGGAGACGTAGTTAGAGCCCGTGTCTCTTCCGTAAGTGACTAGCATGAGACCAAGACCTGGTCCTCCTCGATGCCAACCGGCCGGCCTGCAAGCTGACCGCGCTGTGAGCATTTGTCTGGTGGGGCTGGGCGTCTGCTTCTTGAGGAACTCGCCGAGAAGAGTTTGTACACTAGTGTGCTGTACTCCCCCGGGATGCAGGCACCAAATCAAGGGCCCGAAACATACACAGTAGCTACCTTTTGACAGTTACCGACATGGAGCGGAGCGGCTGCTGATTCGCGGCGAGAGTCCGATGTCATAACCCTGTCTATGTATAGCGTGGCTATTTAGGTATTGATCGTCAACGACATGGCTAACTAATACGGAGAAACGTGAACGGCAAAAGCTGTGCGAATTCTCCGGAGCATCCAGAATGTAAGCTAACATCAACAGGAGGCATCGACCGGCTGAGCGAGGGTTCAGTTGTTCGAACCGCACTTGTCCATGATCCAAGAGAGGACGTTCTTGGCACGAACTGCAATGAAACAGCAAAGCACTATCTGGGCAACTAGACTTGCCGCGAATGAACGGATAGTTGAGTTCAAAAGAAGTCAGGCGTGAAACCACAGCTCCTCGATGAAGGGCTACAAAGCCAAGGAAGGAGAAACAAAATATTCCGGAGATTGCCCTCAAGGACTTGTGGATCGCCAAGATGCAATTCGTTGCCCAGAGGCGGCACCACCCTGTAGTGCCGATCTGCCAAGTCATTGCCCGTCAACGCACTTACTGCGTAAAGCTGTTCAGGCTAAACACAGTTGGCACCTTGAGGAAGAACAATGATATGTCGACCAAGACTTCGAGCCACGTCCGGAAAAGCATGAACGGAACACCAGCCGTTTAAGTTACAGGTCTGTTCTATCCGTGAATGCACCAGCAGCTCTGCCCGCGGATCATACACTGCCGACTCTACTCCGTATGTACAGCCCCCAAAACTGAGAGAGATCTAAACGCCGCCAAGCCCCAGGTACCCTCCACAACGCCGCCGTAGTCACCCAATTGACGAAATAGTTTCCAGATATCTTCCATCCAGGGTTATGCCAAAATCAACGCATCCACCATGGGCTATATACAGAGCGTCACCTCCGCCGTTGTCGCCACGGCCTGCCGGGCCCCGTTCCACACACCCGCTGCGAAGCGTTGTTAGCAACACCGATGTCGTGGGTTCTGTAAGGGTGACACACGTACCTTGCGCCGCTCCGCAAAATCGGCGTATATCCCATTCCATATCTCTCTCTCGGCGCACGACtccacgccgccgtcccgcTGATGACACTTGGGCTGGTTAGCCAGCCTCTGCGCCTCGGATACTAGCCACGGCTTCGGCAGGGGCCAGTCAGAAAAGTGGAGGAACTTGGCCTCGTTGAAGGCGGCAACGGGATCCCACTTCTCGCGCTCGCTGCCGAGGTACGCGGCGTGCTCGTCCGGGTCGTGGCGGAACTCGCCCGTCAGCAGATCGTACGGGCGGTGCGGCAGCACCATGGCGCTGTCGCCGTACAGCTGGTTGACGATCTCCATGTCGtagtcgtcgtcggccgccgcgttgATCTTGTCCATGACGCGCGcgaactcggcctcgctcGGCTGCAGCAGCATGACCTGCGACGAGAGCACCTTCTTCTCCGGGTATAGCCAGTAGGCGCGCGGCATTGCCATCGGGcagggcggcagcaggaagAGCTCGTCCATGTGCTGCAAGACAACCGAGTCCGAGTCGAGCGAGAGAACGCGGTCGTACTGCGTCTGGTTGAAGGCGAGCAGTTTCGTGTAGGATTCGGCCCACGTCTCTGTCCAAGTGACAGGTTCAGTCAGCAAAGGGGTGGGGGGACATGCTATGTGGAGCGGGAGAACTGGAACATACTATCCCCGCCATCTCGGCGCTGTACTTGGATAGGCACCAACCGGACGTTGTACTCGTCGCGCGCCTTCCTCAGCAACCGTGCCTCGACGCTTGttccgccgtcggcggcagtCGGGTCGAACATGTGCGACGGATACATCATgacgcggccggcccggctccCGAGATGGTGCAGCCGCTCAAACAGCATGACCGAGTTGCACAGATAATGCAGGTCGGTGACATATTGGGTATAGGCGAAGCGCGACCAGTCGACGGACCCGGCAAGGGCTGGACCCTCGGGCCAAGACGGGCTCGGGGGCGCCGGGCTtggcaagggcggcggcttggatgtcaccggcggcggctcggggCGGCGCTCGTCCGCAGGCGTCCCGTcggtcgccggccgccaggTGCGCACCGAGGGCGTGTGGAAGCGGCGGCTGCCAGAGACGAGCAGCACCATGGCCGTCAAGAGGACCGGCACCCAGAGGCGCAGTCTCCGGGACGACCAGAcatcggcgagggcgaagcGCGACCTCGGTGGGGACGCCGTCGCGTCGGTCGCGGATTGGTCTGCCGCAAGGGCATCTCTACGAAGCAGAGAGTACCGAGGGGCGCCAAATCGCCAGACGGCCATGGTGAAGTTGAAGAATGTGGGGTGGGATTTTGAGCGCTTCTGCACCCATCTCACGGAGCTCCACTGGCGACGACGGCATTGGGATGGAGGACGGGGGACGGAGGAAACGAAACTCCACGTCGGCTTTGTGCTCGCTTGTCAAAGCAAGCGACTAACGagtgtacacagtacagcCGCTCTTCAACGGGGCTTGTGGGCCTGTTTGCCCCCCCGAGTGCCTGAGTGCGGGCGCTAACGGAGGACTGTGGCAGACATGCTCCATACACAGTAATCCGTCGTGTAGATCCCTCGATGGCGCCAATCGAACGCCACGGGACAACAAAGTCCCTCGCGCCGGCCCACTGTCGGCTTCCTGAAGCCCCCGGCGCGGGCCCGGAGGGCGCCATTCCAGTTTTCCCAGACGAGCCGGCCATGCACATACACGGCCCGAACGGCGCGAGCCGTGCGAGCTGTGCGAGCTCCTTACTGTACGTACCTGGTCGTGTGCTTGTGTCATCCGGCGCAACTTGGATCCGTTCTCTCGGGACCCAATCAGCCCGTCAACGCTGACAGATCTCTGGGCGCCAAGACCCTCCAATGAAAGCTCGGGTTCTTCGGCACCGTGTGCGTGCACTGTACATACGCAATTACCTGTGTGCACACCTTATACGAGCTAGTGTACGGTTAAACGAGAGTGAATTCTGTGACAATGCTGCATGCTGCCTGCTGAAGATGCGtggcgcagcagcgctgCGAGGGTCCGTCACTCGCCAACATGAAAAAGCTGGACGGGGGCATGGGCTCAGGCTTCTGGGAAGGAAGTCTTGACGTTTCACTTGTTTCTTGTTTCCTCTTCCCCATTTTCTCGCATCTGCCTCTCTGGCTATAAAAAAATGAGACATCCTCCTCGGACCGTAGGCCC from Thermothielavioides terrestris NRRL 8126 chromosome 1, complete sequence includes these protein-coding regions:
- a CDS encoding glycosyltransferase family 8 protein (CAZy_ID 269929), which codes for MAVWRFGAPRYSLLRRDALAADQSATDATASPPRSRFALADVWSSRRLRLWVPVLLTAMVLLVSGSRRFHTPSVRTWRPATDGTPADERRPEPPPVTSKPPPLPSPAPPSPSWPEGPALAGSVDWSRFAYTQYVTDLHYLCNSVMLFERLHHLGSRAGRVMMYPSHMFDPTAADGGTSVEARLLRKARDEYNVRLVPIQVQRRDGGDKTWAESYTKLLAFNQTQYDRVLSLDSDSVVLQHMDELFLLPPCPMAMPRAYWLYPEKKVLSSQVMLLQPSEAEFARVMDKINAAADDDYDMEIVNQLYGDSAMVLPHRPYDLLTGEFRHDPDEHAAYLGSEREKWDPVAAFNEAKFLHFSDWPLPKPWLVSEAQRLANQPKCHQRDGGVESCAEREIWNGIYADFAERRKRVCGTGPGRPWRQRRR